In the Alistipes provencensis genome, ACAACAGCCACAAGGACATGTTCAAGCAGACCCCGTCGCGCACGATCTCCTATGTCGTGTTCGAGGTGGCTCCCACGGACGACGACCTGCTGGCGCTTGAGAACAGCGTTGCCGAGGTCGGCCGTGGGTTTGCCGCCGCCGGGGAGGTGAAGACCTTCGTGCGCGCCAACCGCAACGGCAAGATCGCCGACAGCTTCGTTTCGGCTGCACAGCTTCCCGACGAGGAGGCCAAGGCGCTGATGGCCGGCGAGATGTACGGTCCCGTGCTGAAGAACAACGAGTGGACGATGGCCCGCGTACTCGATTCGAAAATGGCTCCCGACTCGCTGGGCATTCGCCACATCGTGCTGCCCTATACGCAGGAGGCGCTGGCCGACAGCCTGCTGACGACGTTGCGCAACGGGGCCGATTTCGCACAGACCGCCCGCAACTACTCGGTTTACGACGCTACGGCTGCCAACGGCGGCGAGGTGGGCGTGATGCCTTTCTCGGCTTTCTCGGGTGAGTTCGCCGCGGCGCTTGCCAACGCCAAGAAGGGCGACATCGTGAAGATCGCCGCCGGCGACGCCATCCAGCTCATGCAGGTATACCGCGCCGACAAACCTTCGAAGCACATTCAGGTAGCGACGATCACCTATCCCGTGGAGGCTTCGGCCGCTACGCGCCGCGACATTCACAATCAGGCCGGTTCCTTCATGGTGACCGCCAAGGGCGGTTCGTCGAGCGCTTTCGCCGACGCCGCTTCGACGGCTGCCGTGACGCCCCGCGTGGCGGGTATCGCTCAGGGCGACCGCACGATCCGCGGTCTGGACGATTCGCGCGAGGTGGCCCGCTGGGCTTACGGTGCGGAGAAGGGCGATGTTTCGGATATCTTCAACGTAGGCAAGGACTATGTGATCGCCATGTTGACCGAGATCGACGACAACGAGTACGCTCCGCTGGAGAAAGTTTCGGCTCAGGTTCGTTCGCAGGTGCTCCGCGACAAGAAGTACGATTATATCGTCAAGGACCTTTCGGGTGCGACGCTCGCCGAGCAGGCTGCAAGCCTCGGTTCGGAGGTGGAGGATTTCTCGGATGTGACGTTCGGTGCGTTCTATGTCAACGGCGTGGGTGTCGAGCCCCGTCTGGTCGGTGCCATCGCATCGGCTGAGAAGGGTGCGCTGTCCGCTCCCGTGAAAGGCATGTCGGGAGTCTATGTCTTCGAGGTCGAGGATGTCCAGACCGCCGACAAGCAGAATTCCGAAGGCGAAAAGGTACGCGCACAGGCCATGGCCGAGGGTATGGCCCAGCAGTTCTCGATTCCGGCGCTTCAGCAGATGGCCAAGATTCAGGATTTGCGAGGCCGTTACTTCTAAATTTTCGATGATTGCGGCGCATCTGCCGCACATCGCTCAAATCCCCGAACGGGACGTACTTCAGTACTACCCGTCCGGGGATTTTTCACGATGCACGACATCTGCACCGCACTGATCGAAAATTTGCGGGTAATTTCTTGTGTAATCCGGCGTTCTTTTTGTTATTTAAGGTGTCGTAACACACTTTCAGGAGCCGGAAGGCCGTGCTGAACAGGATGACCCGGGTTTGGCAGTTGTCCGGTTATTTATTATCTTTGTGTTAAGATAAAATATTCGCCATGAACAACTTCATCTACCACAATCCCACCAAATTGGTTTTCGGCAAGGGCCAGATCGCCCGCCTGCCGAAACTCATTCCCGCCGATAAGCGCATCATGATTACTTTCGGCGGCGGCAGCGTCAAAA is a window encoding:
- a CDS encoding peptidylprolyl isomerase, coding for MASLNTLRTKFGIVLSIIIALALLAFILSLKTEMGFSGNDPRVGVIDGKKINYSEYYDQYEQIKQQNNVQESDEQQSAMLANAAWQTLIAKHVLTPGFDRMGLRVTEPERLAMISGQTPSQAFYNAFADPRTGQYDVAAISQFLAHAETNPQAADAWTQINEQARLEREVQKYLGLVKGGVYVNSLEVAEGVKAANNTFAGKWAGKKYSAVPDSLFKVSSSDLKAYYNSHKDMFKQTPSRTISYVVFEVAPTDDDLLALENSVAEVGRGFAAAGEVKTFVRANRNGKIADSFVSAAQLPDEEAKALMAGEMYGPVLKNNEWTMARVLDSKMAPDSLGIRHIVLPYTQEALADSLLTTLRNGADFAQTARNYSVYDATAANGGEVGVMPFSAFSGEFAAALANAKKGDIVKIAAGDAIQLMQVYRADKPSKHIQVATITYPVEASAATRRDIHNQAGSFMVTAKGGSSSAFADAASTAAVTPRVAGIAQGDRTIRGLDDSREVARWAYGAEKGDVSDIFNVGKDYVIAMLTEIDDNEYAPLEKVSAQVRSQVLRDKKYDYIVKDLSGATLAEQAASLGSEVEDFSDVTFGAFYVNGVGVEPRLVGAIASAEKGALSAPVKGMSGVYVFEVEDVQTADKQNSEGEKVRAQAMAEGMAQQFSIPALQQMAKIQDLRGRYF